Below is a genomic region from Alosa sapidissima isolate fAloSap1 chromosome 19, fAloSap1.pri, whole genome shotgun sequence.
tgtgtgtgtgtgtgtgtgtgtgtgtgtgtgtgtgtgtgtgtgtgtgtgtgtttgtgtgtgcagttatGCCTTCTACAAATCACAGTCACAGGAAACTTGCCTGGGCTGAAAAAGAGGCCTAACCGGGTGAGGCAGGGGGACATTCTTGGTGTTCACTCTCCTTTAGACTCTCTGCCAAACAGGTTAACCTGTCAGACTGTCTGGATTTAGATATAGGGGGCAAACACTGATcttacttgattttactttgaTCCTCTATGACCAACAGAGATTGGTGACTAAAGTACACTATGAGCAATCAGATCAGGCAAATGTATTAATAGACTTATATAGAGGCATGAAAGCTGACACATCTAgacatatacagagagagagagagagaggaggggcgggggtgggggtatgagagagagagagagagacttcagaCATTGTCATGTGCTTCAGTGACAACAATCCTTCTTATCACATACCTGAAAGGAGATGTCCTACTGCAGGTTTTAGACCCTCCTTCCCggttggagagagaaagagagagatagagagagagagagagagagagagagagagaggtacgtGATTCCTTTCCAACCGTCCTTGTGGCATCGTTACAATTGGTAGATCTTCAGGATGCATTAGCATGCCGTCACATACAAAACGGACATACGTGGAAAAGCAGTGCTTGAGAAACAATCAGACACACATAGATTTCAAATGAAGCAACACCAAGTCCATGAGTTTGTTTACTGAGGATCCACTGTACCATTGCACTGTCATTTTTATTAAAATTGTCAGCAGAATTAATGTAGTGCGAAGGATTGCTAAAGGTGTGCTTGGAAAACATGTACACTTTGAGGGAGTTTGAAAGCTCAGTGATCTGATGAGAATGTAGTGGAGTCTGTCTGGGTGCATTCCAGTGTAGCTGCTGGCTATCTCTGAACTTGCAACTTGGGTTTGTCGCATGGTGCAGATATACCAGATTCTTCCACCGCTTTCCATACAGCCTCATACGGCTGACTTGTCATATCGCAGGTACTGCTTAGCGCTCTTGTCTTGCTTTTATTGGTGCCTCACACAGATCAGGTAATCAGGAGTTCAGGATCAGGACTTATGCTGAGCAGAGTGCCCCTGTGTATTTACATACTTGATTTACATACTAAAATGCCATTGTTCCCTGGTGAATCTCTAAACACTGAGATGTTGCTTAGCATGATATCCGGAGGTCTGCCCAACAGACTAAAATCTGTGGGTAAAATGAGATGAAAGGGTGGTTTGGATATGCATTCTGCCATAGCTGGGCTTTTACCAGTGGAAATGTCTGGGCCTGTGGCATTGTAACAGTTCACAGATCATGTGTCTGTATTGCCCAGGTGTACAAATACAAATTTGTCTTCAGTTAGTTGAAGCCCACTTATGACTTGGAATCCTACATGATTCCAAATAACCCATCAAACAAAACGTTGTTATTCCAACTGACTCCTCAAACAGCACTTTATTTACTGTGCCATTACTTTGATAATCACTAGCTCAATTTACTCAGTACTGAACAGTTTGCCGTTCTGTTCCTATACCTTCAGGCTAAAGCTCTCCATTTCCCCAGAACTGCATGTACTATTTTAAACCACAAGTCAAGTGCACGTATGACTTTCAACAGGTAATCTACAGGTTTCTGTACAGGTAATCGGTACTGATACATGTTTCTAAATATCTCATTTATCACAAGTCAATGCACTGCATGACATCAGTTATGGAAAAAGGAACTTTTTCTGTTGCCAAACAGTACGCCTGTGTGTTGAAGCTGACAGGACATGCTCATCTGACGGTAAACGTGTTTGGACCTGCGGTCTACCTCGAGAGGAGAGAAACAAAAGCGCCAGGGCGAACTTGTTAGCACCAGTGAAAGGCAGGACAACCAGTTACTTTCAATAATGATGGTTCACAATTCAGTTGCTATGGAAGAGGATTAGTTCTGAAACTGTGAAATTGTTCAGAATCTTTTGTCAGGGTTCACTATAGTTTAATTGGTATTTGAGACCCTCAGTAAATCTCCATGTCAACAGCCATTGTCCAATGTTATAGAGATAAATCACACAACTTGTAAGTTAACACTGTGCCTCTGGTATACAGGAATCAGTACTTGTGTCTCTGTAAAGTGACAAAAGGAGGAGGTTTAGTATGACCTGGGTTGGCCACCTAAGACGTAAACCTTTTCCCATCAGCTCATGCTGGAAGCCGTTTTGATATCTGTCAGATCAATTGATGTAGATTCAGAACAGAGTCTAAAGCCATTTTCCCTCACAAGCCAGCATAACGGGACTCAGGGCCTCTGCATGTTGTGGAATAACAATATAACTCATAACAGAGAACACTCATGTAAAGAACATGCAATGTTATTATGACATTATTAGATGTTATCTGGAACCCTTGAGTGTTGTGAGCGTGTGGCCTGAGAgaagtctgtttgtgtgtcctcagcGGATCTGGGAAAGTTATAGGTTTCCCATTTACTCCTCCCGTTGTTTGTAGCAATAACGGTGATTCTAAGCCGTTGAGAGTGGCCATCTTACAGATAGCAGCCGCCTGCTGCCACGCTCAGCAAGCCatgaaaaacaataacaaactcCCAAACAAATCATCCCAACATCCCATAACACCTGGAGACATGGATACAGCATTCACTGCACGACAGAGAAGGAAAATGAAACGGGGGGGGGGAGGATTTGCATGGGGGTCAGTGGTACCCTCACCGTCCAGAGTGTTTGCACTGTAAGCACAAGGAGAGCCATGATAACATCTTCCCAGCAAAGCTTTGGAGAAAACAGGCCAGCTCAGCACAGCCTCTTCAGACATGTTTATTTGTAACTCCGACCGagaaaacacacaacaaaagaTAAGCTATTGTTGATAGATTTTGTTGACGTGATAGAGTTTATAGTTTTCAGATAAGGAGTACATATAACAGCAATATGAAATTGATAGTCATAGCTCACTATGCAGCAAAAACATgcaatttacagacacacaATGAAAGATCAATGTTTTTTAAAAACCAAAGATGTTTGTTAGAAGCCCCCCTAGGCCTATCATGTGACAATCAACCCCAAACAAGCCCAAACCCCTGGAGAAATGATTGCATTTGCATCTAATTTCCATCACAACCTGTGTTTTTTTGCGTGCCTTAGGTGTAAACTGTGTCGTGACAGGTAGAATAAGACTTCACATCAACTATGAAGAACTGTgggatgaaggagagaaaaacagagagagagagagagaaggagaaaaggggagtgtaagagagggagatagaggaagagagagagagagagagagagagagagagaatgcgtgtgtgtgtgtgcgagggcaGGGGAATTTGGTTAGTGGGTTACCACATAAGACTGTTGATTCCCACTGAACAAATAGGCAGTTCAAACAGGTACTAATCACATGCTGGAAGGACAGTTAACTGTCTGATGAGGAACTACATGAGGGAGCAACATAGATTCCATGGACATTTATGGACTGTAAACATTTCAATTTATACATGTATTTGTTATGTCATGTATACCTTTCTCAGAAGCTTTCTATTTAAAATATGAAACTATATAAGTAAGGTGACATAATATATTGTATCAAACTATAGAAAATtctattttaaatgtaaactaTTTTTTTCTCACAAACAGATTTTAGAACAAAAACATAATGTGATTCATTCACAAGCATTTGTCCTGAGCGCCAAAAGTAGTCTCTACTGCACAAAAGTCCTGAAAGTACTGATTCTGAAATACTAATGTCTGCCTGAGTCATCAGCCCTGTGGTGTCTGCCTCATGTAGATGATCTCACCTCCTGACTAGATCTCTGCCGCCCAAGAGCCtaatacaaatataaacaaGCTCTCAGGAGAAGCAGGTGTCTCTCCAATGGGATGTATAAACAATAAAGCAGGACATTGatgggggaggtgtgtgtgtatgtgtatgtgtgtctgtgtgtgagggtggtcATGTGTTTACCTACTGTAATTCAGTCATATCATATTTACACACTTGATAGCATCTCTAATTCTCTCCCTGCTAAGGAGAACAACTCCTTGTTAAGTCCTTGTCTTCTTTAAACTTAAGCCACTTAAATGGCTGATGTGTACTAAAACACAGAGGAGATATTTTCAATCTTTGTAGTGTATCTAGTGGACTGTAACTATTAGGTGTTATCTGAACAACTTTGCATATCAGTTTAGATACCTAGGTATCTATAAATCCACACATGCGGGGTTACAGTTCTCAGTGAGGGATCCCGGCATGTTTGTTTGCATAATGACCCTTAGAGGTGGATTTTCCCTATTAGGGACAATGACAAGACAGCAGCCCAAAACAAGTGCAGGGAAGAACTTGCACactcaaacagcacacacaattATCTGTTAGATTTGGGTCAGGGTTGTTCAGGGTTGGATCAGAGATTCTGTAGATACAGACATCTGGGTCATAAGGTAGACCACATGATCTTTTCAATTAAGCCAGGCGGCAGGCTCATCAAATTTCCCCAGTGGTTGAGTTGCATTGATGCCGGTGGTATTTAGACAACCACCTAATCCAGCTATATGCAATGATTGTAGCTCTCTCTTAACTTCTGGTTTTTAATCAGCCAAAGAAGACATGTGTAACCCCTCTGTTACACTTCATTGGCTTCCTACagcagccagaattaaattcacATCCCTCACTGTCCTAAAGGACACTTAGCCTACTGCATCTGCTCTATTTGAATTCAATGATCCAGATGTCCCCTCTCATCCACTGTGGTCCTCTGATGAGCATCTGCACAGTCAAGACTCTTCCTCAGTGATTCCTCCTTGGTTAAATCAGTTAATGTTCTGTttttgtgatagttttgggactTGAAATTGAAATGTTTAGAGACTCATCTGTTCACCTTATACTTATTTAGTTCTTTACCTTTCAGAGTTATGCTTTCTGTATGTTTTTTGTTATTAAAACTCATGATTTTCATAGTTGATATtttatattattgttattgatattgttgttattattacgattattaggctattatgctTAATATAGGCTTTTCAACTTTCTTTGAAACTATTATTTCTAATTAATGTAATGTTACAGGCCAACTGTAACCATAAACATTAACTTTCACTTTCGTTTAAAATTCTTAGACTGTAGTCTAAACTCTTCCTCTATTCTTTTGTCTTCAGAAGAATTAACAGGTCAAACGTGAAAGGTTTAAAGCATAGAAAagtattgtaggctactgtaaaagTATTATAGCTAGTGATGCGAACCGTTACTGGCTCCTGAGTGAAAATTaattgctgtagagataataaCTTTAACCAAACCCACGTCTCGTCCTATCAGAGAAATGCAACCTGTATGTTTGTGGTAAGCCCCGCCTCACAGGTAGAGGTAATCCAATCCAATGGCCAGGCACAGGTAGAACCGGCCTTAATTTTAGAGTATATCCCAAAAAGCGAGAAAAGCCAACAAAACCCGTTCTTGCAGACCAGACACAACTTTAGCGTGGCCCTGATCCCGCGTGTGTTTCCCAAGGAAAGAGGACAGATCGGATTTACAGTACCAACTAGAAAGTCCAGTTCGACCGACAGACATGTCACAGGAGCATGACAAGTAAGTGATTTCAGTCAGCAGTTGAACTCGAAATCCAGAGGAACCACTATGTGGGCATCTTAGAACTGTTTATGGACATCATCTGGATAGTTTACACAAAAATATTAGGTCTACAAATCGCAGGTTAATATAGGCTACAGGTGGAATTATATTGTTTTCAGTGTGGGAAAACATCGCCTGCCAAAACTCCGTGTTTGCCTAGATCGATCTCTCTCCGCCTGATTTCGGCTTTATAACTGTCGGTCTGGGCTGCTGAGCTATGCTCCCAGCGTCATGTCTCAGCCTGCACGCGTACAGGTGTAGCTGCACCTGTCGCGCTGAGAGAAGGTCGCTAGAGAAGAACGGTAGCCTAGTTAATGGACACAGACGGACGGGtctttttattttaatattttggtcatccaaaaacaatattttatgttttatgtcaTCAAATTTTACTTTGTCAATTCTGGCGGAACTCATGCATATAACTATGCTGGTGACTTGTGAAATTTCCTTCTAGGCCTAATATAGCCTAATGCGTGTCGAAGTTTGAATTGAATACAGGCGTCATGGCATACTAGGCTAAGTTTTGTAAAATTTTGAGGGCAATGACAAGGAGACTGTTGACTCTAGTGAAATCGTACACCCATTAGGCGTTGGCTGTTTCTACAGAAGAAGAATGTTTAAGCTCTACCCAGTTTGTTTTATAACAGAggttacagacacacacgtgtatTTACTTGTTTGATTGATTCTCCTTAATTTGTTTTAGAATCAATGTACTTTACAGCCtacattttattatatttaaatATGTATGTTAGGCCTATATCTATACACTGTTACATGGAGAATATATTGAtatgcccctgtgtgtgtatttgagttgcTTATTCATTCTAATTATCTTGAGGCCCAACTTTCTACTAAACATAATATAAAGACAACAATGATTTTCAGACAATTTTAGACAAATGtaaaaattaataataaaaaaataatctgaaaacgaGAAGGTTtccaactcttttttttttttggcgaggCCTAGTATTTTCATAGGCTCAGAAAAGTGATTACAGATTTTGTGCCCGGCAGAGTCTTTTGTTTTAAGCATGGATTGACACTGAATAACGGATCTATCAGGTTGCAAATCTAAAATCGGGCTTGAAAGAATAGCACAATTAGATATTAAATTACTCATAATCCGTTTAACTGTAGATGACCCTTAGTTCTACTGGACAACAACACCGTTGCAGTTAGTCAAGAGGAAACAACTTGTTAAGTAGTTTGGGGTAGTTACCCAGTGATTTTCTTTACAAATGATGTGACCCCTCAATAAAAAGAATCCTGTATGTGTAGAATTATGCACAAAATACAGTGCAGATTCATGAAATCATAAAAAGTCAAACAAAATAATAGGGGGAAAAAGAAAATGGTTTGTATGGTAAAtatgatgattttttttctaGGGAAATTGAAGAATTACTTCTATATAGCCTACTCTTTTATTGTCAAACTGCGGTTTTGGGAACTGAGCACTCAATagttatttcttgtttttgaCAAAGACGTTGAAGACGTGGGTGGCAAGTATTTCTCAACGCTGTCCCACAACAGgttttgtaaacaaaaaaaaaaacactcgcCTTTATGAGAGACCAGTGGAATGTCAAAAGAGATGCTGCTCGGTGGAGTTCACAGTTGGCTTCCATCATCATTCCTTTTTACCGGTCCATCCAGTAGAACATCTTGTCGAACAGGAAGTGCTTACCAGTGCTGAGATTTGTTTCTCAATCGTGTCACTGGTTGGCTACTTCAAGTCTAATTTTGACATTTGACAAGACAATGGCCCCTTTCTCCCCTGTTCTTCAAGAATAGCCATGTTGACCATCCAGTTTATCACATCAATTTGGCCATATCATGTTCAACAAGTAGTAAAaacacatctatctatctatctatctatctatctatctatctatctatctatctatttatctatcagTCTGACTGTGCATCTACATAATCTGTCTGTGGAACCCTCTTAATAACTTGCTCATTCTGCACATCCCCattcccctctctcctgtctcccaCGCAGTAAGAGGGCGGTGCTCGTGCTGCAGAATGACCCCGCCTACAGCCAGCGCCGCTCCTTCACCACGGAGGACGAGGCGTGGAAGTCGTTCCTGGAGAACCCGCTGACCGCAGCCACCAAGGCCATGATGAGCATCAACGGTGACGAGGACAGTGCCGCCGCCCTGGGCCTCCTCTATGACTACTACAAGGTACCTGGAGATGCCAGGTCACAAACCAACTCATGGGTGTGTTCTCAAGTCTGTCCAGAGTGGTGCATCTCAGATATGGGCGCACCGTACATATGAATACGTAATGTTTAGATTAGTTATATTGTGTGGTTATATAGTTATAAGTGTGGGTAGAAATCAAGTATTGGAAGGGAGAGGATCCATTGCCCCCAATATTTGGATTGGATGTAAAATGGAACAAACATAGAAGATGCACAACATGTATAAAGAGACATGCATAAAGATGTAGATTGACATTACATCTGTGGTCTATGGTTCAGCTGTTATTGACCAGCTGGTGAGACCACTGGCTGCTGTCGGGCTAATAGACGCTGTGTTTACCTTGCTCAGGTGCCCCGGGAAAAGAGAACAATACCCCAGCAAAAGACAGACGTCCTGGGCTCTGATGTGGATCCCAACAAAAGGTAGCATCCAGTTAATGCTTTGAAGAGAGTTATGAGCTCATAAttgcctgtctctctgtgtgtgtgtgtgtgtgtgtgtgtgtgtgtgtgtgtgtgtgtgtgtgtgtgtgtgtgtgtgtgtttgtgtatcaatgtgtgcacatgtgtgtgtgcatatgtgtgtaagtgtttttgtgcatgtgtgagtgagtagagGAGGGTGTGTTGTGGAGTATTAGTTGTTATCTACGTCTATTCATGAACTTAAGATTGAATCTGACTCTTGCTTCAGggcactgtgtatgtgtctgggtGGTTCATATTTAGTCTGATGAacatctgctctctctttcactcttgccGTACACACAGGAACCATACGGGTCCACATCCAGAGACATCCATGGCAGCCGCAGAGGGCAAGATCCAGGTCCTGAAGGGCGTTCCCTTCAACATCGTCCTGCCGGGGAACCAACTGACCCAGGACAAGCGGGGCCTCTTCCCCTCCCCGGAGGCCACGGTCACCGTTTCCATAGCGACGGTGCCCACCTACCCAATCAAGACGGAGGGGCCCACGAGTGGTTTCTCGGTGACGATTCCCGGAGCCCAGTGTTCGGAGTCAGACAGCCACGCCGCTGTGTATGAGAGACAGCTGGCCCACAGCCAGTTTAGCCCCAGCGGCCAGCCACGCACCCCCGACTCCACGTTCCCGGAGACCTTCAAGGACGGAGCCCAAGAGGTGCGTGAGGATCAAATAGCCCTCTTGACCCACCCCTTTATTTCAGCTCTCTTGTAGTCTGCCTCTCAGCCTGTCTCCATCACTAACACATAGGCAAACACAATCACATTCTCACCCTCAGAAACCAGAGACAGACgtgtacgcacacacgcacacgcacacacacacacacacacacatacacatacacatacacatacccacacacatatacacacacacaactcgcaACTCGCGTCTCTTCCTTTAGACAATAGCCCATTTATCCAAGGCTCTGGAGCCATCACTTTGCTCAGCCTTCCTGGTTTTATTTGAACATGCCAAAATAGCAGCTAGCATGTCATTACACCATTGTCTCCCATGCACAATAAAGTGCTGTattccccccacccctcctttcACAATGGATAAagcttttctctctcgctctctcccctctctgtatTAAATCCTGAAGGGGGGGATTACCTTCCGTAGGGCAGCCCAACAAAACCCTTTACACAGGGACActgggggtgggaggaggtgtgtgtgtgtgtgtgtgtgtgtgtttgtgtgaatgtatttgtatgtgtgtgtgaagtgtgtgtgtgtgtgtggggggagggggttgtttTCCCTGAGCTAAGACTGGCTGGCCTGggagctctctctttctctcgctggCCTGTCCCGGGTGTTTGTGTTAAAGCCGGGCACTCTCGCTCACCCCTCTTTTGTGCTCCGCAGGTGTTCACGTTCCCAGGGGAGCTCCAGTTACGCATGGCCTCCATCGGCCAGGACGAGTACTCCACTTTTGACGCCGTGTCCGGGTAAGCCAGCCAACAGGACGGTCGGCCGCAGTGCCAGTGCACGACACGCCGACAGTGGCCCCATTCACTCCCCCAGTCACCTGGGAGTCAGATCAGTTGACCGCATTAGCGCTAAGATCCTCACACAACATCAATAGAGGTCACAGTCTCCACAATCACAGAATTATACACAAATACTGCTAATAACGGAAACATAATACTAATTGGACTGCCTCACGTGGGCGATGGTAATATTCATCTCcaatcatctttttttttcagagatATCATAATGAGGACAATGTGTAATATTGATCAAGTGATAATTGATCATCCCTTTGTCGTTGTCTCATTAGCAACAACTTTGAATACACGCTTGAGGCTTCCAAGTCTCTGCGTCAGAAGTCAGGCGACGGCACGATGACCTACCTCAACAAGGGCCAGTTCTATCCCATCAGCCTCAGGGAGATCGACAACGGGAAAATGCTCCAGCACCCCATCAGCAAAGTGCGAGTGAGTGCCTTTAGCGTTTTCCACCGGATGGCATGGCCACAAAGTGAATGTCTCCTGTGTAGATGGGTTTGAAATGTGTAGGCTGCcctgtgtatgtgactgtgggATGTGTTGTGTTTCAGAGTGTGGTGATGGTGGTCTTTGGGGAGGACAAGTGCAGAGACGACCAGCTGAAACACTGGAAGTACTGGCACTCCAGACAGCACACGGCCAAGCAAAGATGCATTGACATCGGTAAGGGCCAGACACCAGACTTTTAAATTGTCAACAAGTAATGTCGGGCAACTAGCAAAAAAATGAAGCCAACTGAGCAAACTCATTTAGCTCATTCATTACCATGAAATCCTGAGTGCAAATATGGGTAGGTCCATACAATGctcccacacagcacacaatagCTTCATGCATGTGACGCTTTGCTTGTTGCCTGTCATTGAAATTAGGGCTCCCTGTTTTAAGAACATACCCAACTCAAAAGATCACCATAGTTCCCTAAATGCCATGTGGTAGACACCAGCTGGTAGTCCTTTCACGTCGATTTACAAACATCAGCTTTTTTTTACTCATGACGTGGAACGGAAGCAAAGGGACAGTTCTGCACCATTTGCTGTTCTGTCCACCTGCAGTGTACAGTACACAGTCCCCCTTCCCCCATCCCAGCCCTCATccgcacggcacggcacggcacggcacggcactgCCACATGCTGACTCTCAAATGAGCTGGCTTCAGTTGAACTGAAAAATGCATGTTTGTTACAAAATACAGAAGCCATTTCACATGTCCCTTCTTGACCATACATGAATAGaaaataagataagataagataagataaactttattgtccctcaaggggaaatttgtcttgggctGTAAAGTGCGTTTACTGTGAACAACAATCACATACATGCAggacaacaaacacaaacatgcaggaCATGACCCTGATACAGGGAGAAAATAGCCCTTAAAATGTGtcaatgaagagtttggttccatt
It encodes:
- the grhl1 gene encoding grainyhead-like protein 1 homolog isoform X2; translated protein: MSQEHDNKRAVLVLQNDPAYSQRRSFTTEDEAWKSFLENPLTAATKAMMSINGDEDSAAALGLLYDYYKVPREKRTIPQQKTDVLGSDVDPNKRNHTGPHPETSMAAAEGKIQVLKGVPFNIVLPGNQLTQDKRGLFPSPEATVTVSIATVPTYPIKTEGPTSGFSVTIPGAQCSESDSHAAVYERQLAHSQFSPSGQPRTPDSTFPETFKDGAQEVFTFPGELQLRMASIGQDEYSTFDAVSGNNFEYTLEASKSLRQKSGDGTMTYLNKGQFYPISLREIDNGKMLQHPISKVRSVVMVVFGEDKCRDDQLKHWKYWHSRQHTAKQRCIDIADYKESFNTISNIEEISYNAISFTWDINEEAKIFISVNCLSTDFSSQKGVKGLPLNLQIDTYSYNNRSNKPIHRAYCQIKVFCDKGAERKIRDEERKQSRRKGKTTDVNTNLGNYHSVDVKVPLLHKRSDITIFKVMVDLETQPVLFIPDIHFSNFQRHPFSSEDAEDSAGMKRLAYGNEDEYATPAHKMPRMDEPKKVLLYVRKETEEVFDALMLKTPTLKGLVEAISEKYEVPFEKIGKVYKKCKKGILVNMDDNIIKHYSNEDTFQIEMEEIGGVFKLTLTEI
- the grhl1 gene encoding grainyhead-like protein 1 homolog isoform X1, with amino-acid sequence MSQEHDNKRAVLVLQNDPAYSQRRSFTTEDEAWKSFLENPLTAATKAMMSINGDEDSAAALGLLYDYYKVPGDARSQTNSWVPREKRTIPQQKTDVLGSDVDPNKRNHTGPHPETSMAAAEGKIQVLKGVPFNIVLPGNQLTQDKRGLFPSPEATVTVSIATVPTYPIKTEGPTSGFSVTIPGAQCSESDSHAAVYERQLAHSQFSPSGQPRTPDSTFPETFKDGAQEVFTFPGELQLRMASIGQDEYSTFDAVSGNNFEYTLEASKSLRQKSGDGTMTYLNKGQFYPISLREIDNGKMLQHPISKVRSVVMVVFGEDKCRDDQLKHWKYWHSRQHTAKQRCIDIADYKESFNTISNIEEISYNAISFTWDINEEAKIFISVNCLSTDFSSQKGVKGLPLNLQIDTYSYNNRSNKPIHRAYCQIKVFCDKGAERKIRDEERKQSRRKGKTTDVNTNLGNYHSVDVKVPLLHKRSDITIFKVMVDLETQPVLFIPDIHFSNFQRHPFSSEDAEDSAGMKRLAYGNEDEYATPAHKMPRMDEPKKVLLYVRKETEEVFDALMLKTPTLKGLVEAISEKYEVPFEKIGKVYKKCKKGILVNMDDNIIKHYSNEDTFQIEMEEIGGVFKLTLTEI